Genomic segment of Blastopirellula marina:
GTCGACAACCCACTGGCGTCAATGTCGGACGCGTGTTGTCCGACGAAGGGAATCTGTTGAGAATCGGCTAATTCGAGTTAGAAGAAGCGTTTAGGGCGACATCTTGCCCCGCAGCTTGCGAAAGTTTGGCGATGGCGGTAGCGAGGTCACCAATTGCCTGGTGGTAGCCAACTTCAAGCGTAAGCAAGTTGCGGTAATCACGAATTACACGATCGAACTCGACCGTTCCGTTGCTATAGGCAGCTTGGTCGGCATCTAGGGTTTGCCGAGCTTGAGGAAGGATAGTTGCCTGATAGAGTGTCGCCGTTTCCTGCGATCGACGACCTTCGGCCAAAAGATCAACAATAAGGGATTCATAACGATCGGTCAATTCTTCGACGGACGCATGAGCTGCCTGGTGCTTCCATTTGGCCTCATTCTCGATGGCGTCGTATTTATCACGCCAAATTGGAATACTGACCTGCGCTCCTAAAGCCCAAGGATCTTGCCCGACATCAACAACGGTGCTCGGCGGACGATTGTCGTCGGTTGGATAGTAGCTGGCCGATAACACGAACTCAGGTCGACGCATGAGTCGGGCAACTTCGACGCCCCAACGCGAAGCGTGCGTACGCATTTGTGCTGCTTCAATTTCTGGTTGATTGTTGATCGCCACTTGCGAGATTTCTTCGGCGCTCATTCCTGGCAGATGTGGCGTCAACATTTTGGGAGATGCCACGACGGTTTCCGCCGGGCGGCCAACCAAACGATTCAGTTCCGCTTGAACGCCCTCGCGTTGCCGACGATAGGTCAACAACCGTTCTTCCAATTGAGATAGTTCCAAGGTGCCCAATAAAACGTCACCTTGCGAGGCCGCTCCGGTTGCGATTCGTGCATTGGCGACATCGATCAGCGATTGAAGCAACTCTTGATTTGCTTTCGCAATTTCAATTTGCTTGTCGAGAACGTACAAGCGATACCAATTCGCACGTACGGCGGCCTCGACACGAAGTGATTCCGCTTCCAGTTCCGCGTGAATCGCGTAGGCCTCGAAGATTGCTCGCTGCTCATCCGCTTGGAGTCGAGCCAACCATGGTAAGGCCTGGCTAAAAGCCATGTTGGCTCGTTGCGATCCGGCAGCAGTTTCGAGTGCGTTTCCGAACACGTTGACCCCAAACCGAGGATCAGGCAACTTGTCCGCGTATTGCGACTTGGCAAGGGCTGCTTGGTATTCGTGATAAAGACGCGTCAGCCGCGGGTTGCGGTCGCGAGCCATCTGTTCCAGCATGATCAGCGATGCTGTATTGGTCGCTTCTTGATATGCCGTGAGTGCGATAGGTGGGGGTGGTTGATCGATTGAGTTAAGCTCGCGATTCTCGCGGCCGTGAGCCAATAATTTTTCATCGCTCGGGAGATGGTAAGTCGGTTCCGCTGCA
This window contains:
- a CDS encoding TolC family protein — encoded protein: MLALRSKKLFPLATLLVIGGCSTTEPSRTAPIAGPLDFAAEPTYHLPSDEKLLAHGRENRELNSIDQPPPPIALTAYQEATNTASLIMLEQMARDRNPRLTRLYHEYQAALAKSQYADKLPDPRFGVNVFGNALETAAGSQRANMAFSQALPWLARLQADEQRAIFEAYAIHAELEAESLRVEAAVRANWYRLYVLDKQIEIAKANQELLQSLIDVANARIATGAASQGDVLLGTLELSQLEERLLTYRRQREGVQAELNRLVGRPAETVVASPKMLTPHLPGMSAEEISQVAINNQPEIEAAQMRTHASRWGVEVARLMRRPEFVLSASYYPTDDNRPPSTVVDVGQDPWALGAQVSIPIWRDKYDAIENEAKWKHQAAHASVEELTDRYESLIVDLLAEGRRSQETATLYQATILPQARQTLDADQAAYSNGTVEFDRVIRDYRNLLTLEVGYHQAIGDLATAIAKLSQAAGQDVALNASSNSN